CGCCCGTCACGAGGGGAGTCGTAGAACGTTGAGTAGAGCGTGATCGCCTCGCCGACGGTCATCTTCTCCGGGAGCGCCGCCTCCTGGAGCTGCACGCCGACCGCGTTGGTCAGCGCTCTGCGGTCCTGGAGCGGGTCGAGGCCAAGAACGTTGACCGACCCCGCATCGCGGCGGCGTAGGCCGACGACGCACTCGACCGTCGTTGTCTTCCCGGCTCCGTTTGGACCGAGAATCCCGAAGATCTCGCCCTTCTCGACAGTGAGCGACACGTCATCAACGGCGACCTTCTCGCCATACACCTTGCGCAGGTGGGAGATCTCGATAACTGGCATGCCTCGATACTTCCGCCGGGTGCGCCGAGGCGGTATCGGGAACTCCGACATACTCGCATCCTCCATTCGGAGGATGCCCAGGGCGCAGGCGCGTCGCCTCATAAGGACGTATGTTGTTCAGCGAGTCGGCGAGAGCAGCCCCGCCGCACGCGCATCCCATCGTGGCAATCGCCCGCAGAGGAGCACCTCATGACTGACTCCGAAGACCGCAACCCAACCCCCGACCCGGCAGAGAATGACGCGTTCTTCCCGTCGCCGTACTCGCTGAGCCAGTACACGTCGAGCAAGACCGACTTCGACGGCGTATCGGACCAGAAGTACGACGGCGGCAAGTGGAAGATCCTGGTGATCGCCACCCAGGAGCGCTACATGCTCATGCAGAACGAGACGTTCTTCTCCACCGGCAACCACCCCGTCGAGACGCTGCTACCCATCCATCACATGGCACAGGCCGGTTACGGGATCGACATCGCCACGATCGACGGCGATCCCGGCAAGTTCGAATGGTGGGCGTTCCCGAAGGACGACGATGCGGTGAAGTCCGCATGGGAGGCGACCCGCGATGCCTTCAAGGACCCGAAGAAGCTGTCCGAGGTGCTTGAGGGTGGTCTCGATGACTACGCGGCCGTCTTCATCCCGGGCGGTCACGGCGCGATGAACGGCGTACCCTTCAGCTCCGAAGTCGGCACGGTGCTTGAGAGCTTCCTCAACAACGACCGGCTGATCATCACGCTGTGCCACGGTCCGGCGGCGTTGCTCACCGGCGGCATCGGACGCGACAAGAACCTCTTTGCCGGCTACAAGATCGTCGCGTTCCCGGACTCGCTCGACCGCGGGGCCAACATCGACATCGGCTATCTGCCAGGCAAGATGCCCTGGGACTTGGGCGTAGCGCTGACCGACGCGGGCATCGAGATCGTCAACGACGACATGACCGGAGCCACCACGCGCGACCGCAACCTCCTCACCGGCGACAGCCCGCTGGCCGCCAACCAGCTCGGCAAGGACTCCGTCGCAGCACTGCTGGAGCAGTTCGGCGACTAAGCCGCCACGACGTCGCCGGCTCAGCGACGAAGAGCGATGACGAGGGCGGCTATCGCGAATAACGTGGCCGCGACGCCGAGCATCGGCAGGGTGCCCGTCGCCACCGCGGCGACGCCCGCGATCGGTGCGACGGCGACGATGACGGCGCGGTTCGCCGCGCGCATCGTGATGTTGACGCGTGCCTGCGCCTCGTCGGGTGTGCGCGTCTGCCGGTACGCCATCTCGTGCGAGTTGGATGCGCCCATTGCGAGGCCGTGCAGTAGCTGGCCCGCGCCGAGCAGCACTGTTGCAACGACCGGCGACGACGCGCCGAGCACGGCCGCGATCATCACGAGCACGGCGAGGGCAGACAGCGCGTGGCAGGCGGCCACGGTCGGCAGTGCGCCGATGCGCCGCCCGACGCGCCCCGTGATCGACGCGCCGATCACGGCGCCGACGCCCGCCGCCGCGAGTACGAGGCCGAAAGCGCCCGCGTCGAGCCCGAGCGTCGTGAGCGCGAACGGCGCGATGAGTACGCCGAGCATCGCATTCGCAGCGAACCACACGTGCGTCGCGATCGCGAGGCGAGTAAGGGCCGTGCCTCGGTAGACCAGGCGCATGCCCTCTCCGACGTCGGCGAGGATGCCTCGCACGGAACGCCGGCCGGCAGGCGGCGGCTCGTCAATGCGGACGCGTGCGACCGCGACCGCCGCGAACGCCGACGCGACGGCATCTACGAGCACTGCGAAGGGCGCACCGACGAGCCGCACGACGAGACCGCCGAGCGCCGGCCCTCCCGCCTGCGCCACGGCATCAGCCGTGTCGATGCGGGCATGCGCCGCCTGCAGCGCCGAACCCGGCACGAGTCGGGGAAGGAAGGCCATCGATGCGGCGTCGTTCACGACCGTCGCGACGCCGTAGACGATGACAACCACCAGCAGCGCCGGAAGAGTGAGCGCGTCGAGCAACCAGAGCGCCGGGATAAAGCCCAGCAGCAGGGCGCGCGCGGCGTCGCTCCAGATCATGACGGGCCGCCGCCGCATCCGGTCGACGAGCGCGCCGACGAGCAGCCCGACGACGAGGTACGGCAGCCAGCGCGCCGCGCTCAGCAGGCCCGTGTCGGCAGAATCGCCGCCGAGTGTGACGACGACGATCGTCTGCAGCGCGAGAAGCGTGACGTACGTGCCGACGCTGGATGCCGATTCGGCGGCGAGCAGCCAGCGAAACGACCGCGGCAGCCGCGTGGGCTCACCGTCGGCTGCCATGCGTCCATCCAAGCGCACGCGTCGGCCGACGTGGCGTGCAACCCCAGATATCTCAGCCTCGCCGCTGCCGCTGGTTCGTTAGAGCACCTTCGACAAGAACGCCTGGGTGCGCGCGTGCTGCGGGTTGCCCAGCACCTCACGGGGGTGCCCGGACTCCACGATGTAGCCGTCGTCCATGAACACCAGCGAATCACCGACCTCGCGCGCGAAGCCCATCTCGTGGGTCACCACGATCATCGTCATACCGGACTGGGCGAGCTCTTTCATGGTGTCGAGTACGTCGCCCACGAGCTCGGGGTCGAGCGCCGACGTCGGCTCGTCGAAGAGCATCAGCTTGGGCTCCATCGCCAGCGCGCGAGCGATGGCGACGCGTTGCTGCTGACCACCGGAGAGCTGTGAGGGATACATCTTCATCCGCTCGGCGAGCCCCACTCGATCCAGCAGCTCCTCGGCTTTTGCGGTCGCCTCGCGCCGCGACAGCCCGCCCACCTGGGTCGGTGCCTCCATCACGTTTTCCAGCGCCGTCTTGTGCGGAAAGAGGTTGAAGCGCTGGAAGACCATGCCGATCTGGCGGCGCTGCGCAGCAATGTCCTTCGGCTTCATCTCATACAGCTTGTCGCCACGCTGGCGATAGCCCATGAGTACGCCGTCTACCCAGAGCCGGCCGGCGTTGATCTGCTCGAGGTGGTTGATGCAGCGCAAGAACGTCGACTTGCCCGAGCCCGACGGCCCGATGATGCAAGCCACCTCTCCCTTGGCGACCTCCAGGTCGATCGAGCGCAGCACCTCGATGCTGCCGAAGCTCTTGGACACCTGGCTGGCGCGCACCATCGGCCCGCCCTCGGCGACCGGCTGCGGGGCGTCGTACTGGGCGGGGGCGCTCATCCCTTAGGTCCGATCTGGTCGGGGGTCAGTGGCGGGGGCGCGTCGCCTACCGGCCCACCAGCGGCCGGAGCAGCCGAAGCCGCTGGCCGGCCACCAAGCCCGAGCCGTCGCCGCAGGCGCTGCAACGGCGTCGGCGGCTGCACCCGGTTGCTGCCTCGGCCGTAGTAGCGCTCGAGGTAGAACTGCCCGATCATCAACACGCTCGTGATGATCAGGTACCAGATCGCGGCCACGATCAGCAGCGGAATCGGCCGGTACGTCGCATTCGCGATCGCGTTGGACTGAAACTGCAGCTCGAGGGTGAACGGCACCGCCAACACCAGCGAGGTGGTCTTGAGCATTGAGATGAACTCGTTGCCGGTCGGCGGCACGATCACCCGCATCGCCTGCGGCAGCACGATTCGCGACATCGTCTTGCCTCGCGGCATTCCCAGCGCCTGCGCCGCCTCCTGCTGGCCGGAGTCGACCGACAGCAGGCCGGCACGCACGATCTCAGACATATATGCCGCCTCGTTGAGCGCCAGGCCCAACAAGGCAGCCACAAACGGCGTGATGATGCTGCGCGTCGACCACTCGGCAAACGTCGGCCCAAACGGGATGCCGATGCCGATGGTGGGCAGCAGTACGCCGAGCAGACCCCAGAAGACCAGCTGGGTGTAGACCGGCGTACCGCGGAAGATCCACAGGTAGATCCACGACACCCACGACAGCACCGGGTTGTCGGACATGCGCATGAGCGCGAGCGTGACCCCGACGACCAGCGCGATCGCCATGGCCCCGACCGCAAGGATCAGCGTGAAGCGGACACCGGCAACGATGCGCTTGTCGTAGAAGTACTGCGCCACGACATCCCATTGATAGTTGGGATTCGTGATGAGGTTGTTGACGAGCATCGCGGCCAGCAGGAGCAGGATCGCCACGAAGACCCAGCGCCCGGGATGGCGCAGTGGGATCGCCTTGATCTCATCGGCCGGCGCGCGCCGGTCGCCGCGGTGAGTGCTGCTGTCGTCGGCCACGACCGCCTCTCGCTACGCCGCCGGGTTGATCTGCGGGTCGTCCAGAGCGCCTTCGTCAGCGCTCCACTTCTTCAGGATCTCGTCGTACGTCCCATCCTTCTGCAGCGACTCCAGCGCGGCGAGTACGGCGTTCGCGAACTCGGTGTTGCCCTTCGGCAGCGCGATGCCGTAGGGCGCGGCGTCGTACATCTCGCCGACCTCGACAAGCTTGCCGTCGTTGCTGCGGATGGCGTCGATGACGACCGGCAGGTCGGCGAGCATCGCGTCGGCCTTGCCGGTGACGACGGCGGTGGTCGCATCACCCTGGCTGTCGTAGGGCTGGATCTCGATGGGCTGCTCACCGTCGGCGACGCACTTGTCCGAGCGTCCGGGCAGCTCCTCCTCCTGGACGGTGCCGACCTGGACGGCGACCGCCTTGCCGCACGCGGTGTCCGGCGTGATGTCCGAGCCCTCGGCCGCTGCCCACAGCGTGCCGGCGTTGTAGTAGCTGACGAAATCGACGACCTGCATGCGCTCTGCGTTGATGGTGAACGAGCTGATTGCCAGGTCGTAGGTCGAGCCAATCGAGGGGATGATGCTCTCGAAGGCCGCGGTCTCCGGCTCCATCTCGACGCCGAGCTTGTTGCCGATCGCCTTGATCAGGTCGATGTCCATGCCGATGATCGTCTTGCCGTCGGAGTCGATGTACTCATTCGGCGGGTACGTCGTGTCGGTGCCGACCGTCAGCGTGCCCTTGCTCTTGAGGTCGGCCGGCAGCATTCCCGCGGCCGCGTCGTCGACCTTGACGTCGTCGAGGTTGAACGAGCTCTCTTCGTTGGTCTTCGACTGCCCGTCCTCGTTGGTGGTACCGCCGCACGCGGAAAGCACGAGCCCGGCGGTGAGGGTGACAGCGGCCGCGGCGAGTGCGCGGCGAGAACGGTGAAACATGAGACCTCCGAGGCAACGGTTAAGCGACGTTAATCGAACCTTAGGGCCTCACCCCGTCGCAGTCACGCATGCGCAGCGGGCACTTCGCAAAGTCGGTTGCGCGGTACGCCGGACCGGACGTACTTTCGTGGGACACAAGGAAGGAGGTGGTCCAAAAGTGAATTCTTTTAGGACTTGTGAGGTGGTCCTCCGCTAGCAGCGGACCCACGCTCGCCGTGGA
The nucleotide sequence above comes from Epidermidibacterium keratini. Encoded proteins:
- a CDS encoding amino acid ABC transporter permease; this translates as MADDSSTHRGDRRAPADEIKAIPLRHPGRWVFVAILLLLAAMLVNNLITNPNYQWDVVAQYFYDKRIVAGVRFTLILAVGAMAIALVVGVTLALMRMSDNPVLSWVSWIYLWIFRGTPVYTQLVFWGLLGVLLPTIGIGIPFGPTFAEWSTRSIITPFVAALLGLALNEAAYMSEIVRAGLLSVDSGQQEAAQALGMPRGKTMSRIVLPQAMRVIVPPTGNEFISMLKTTSLVLAVPFTLELQFQSNAIANATYRPIPLLIVAAIWYLIITSVLMIGQFYLERYYGRGSNRVQPPTPLQRLRRRLGLGGRPAASAAPAAGGPVGDAPPPLTPDQIGPKG
- a CDS encoding ABC transporter substrate-binding protein; this translates as MFHRSRRALAAAAVTLTAGLVLSACGGTTNEDGQSKTNEESSFNLDDVKVDDAAAGMLPADLKSKGTLTVGTDTTYPPNEYIDSDGKTIIGMDIDLIKAIGNKLGVEMEPETAAFESIIPSIGSTYDLAISSFTINAERMQVVDFVSYYNAGTLWAAAEGSDITPDTACGKAVAVQVGTVQEEELPGRSDKCVADGEQPIEIQPYDSQGDATTAVVTGKADAMLADLPVVIDAIRSNDGKLVEVGEMYDAAPYGIALPKGNTEFANAVLAALESLQKDGTYDEILKKWSADEGALDDPQINPAA
- a CDS encoding MFS transporter, which codes for MAADGEPTRLPRSFRWLLAAESASSVGTYVTLLALQTIVVVTLGGDSADTGLLSAARWLPYLVVGLLVGALVDRMRRRPVMIWSDAARALLLGFIPALWLLDALTLPALLVVVIVYGVATVVNDAASMAFLPRLVPGSALQAAHARIDTADAVAQAGGPALGGLVVRLVGAPFAVLVDAVASAFAAVAVARVRIDEPPPAGRRSVRGILADVGEGMRLVYRGTALTRLAIATHVWFAANAMLGVLIAPFALTTLGLDAGAFGLVLAAAGVGAVIGASITGRVGRRIGALPTVAACHALSALAVLVMIAAVLGASSPVVATVLLGAGQLLHGLAMGASNSHEMAYRQTRTPDEAQARVNITMRAANRAVIVAVAPIAGVAAVATGTLPMLGVAATLFAIAALVIALRR
- the hchA gene encoding glyoxalase III HchA, which translates into the protein MTDSEDRNPTPDPAENDAFFPSPYSLSQYTSSKTDFDGVSDQKYDGGKWKILVIATQERYMLMQNETFFSTGNHPVETLLPIHHMAQAGYGIDIATIDGDPGKFEWWAFPKDDDAVKSAWEATRDAFKDPKKLSEVLEGGLDDYAAVFIPGGHGAMNGVPFSSEVGTVLESFLNNDRLIITLCHGPAALLTGGIGRDKNLFAGYKIVAFPDSLDRGANIDIGYLPGKMPWDLGVALTDAGIEIVNDDMTGATTRDRNLLTGDSPLAANQLGKDSVAALLEQFGD
- a CDS encoding amino acid ABC transporter ATP-binding protein is translated as MVRASQVSKSFGSIEVLRSIDLEVAKGEVACIIGPSGSGKSTFLRCINHLEQINAGRLWVDGVLMGYRQRGDKLYEMKPKDIAAQRRQIGMVFQRFNLFPHKTALENVMEAPTQVGGLSRREATAKAEELLDRVGLAERMKMYPSQLSGGQQQRVAIARALAMEPKLMLFDEPTSALDPELVGDVLDTMKELAQSGMTMIVVTHEMGFAREVGDSLVFMDDGYIVESGHPREVLGNPQHARTQAFLSKVL